The following DNA comes from Oncorhynchus masou masou isolate Uvic2021 chromosome 21, UVic_Omas_1.1, whole genome shotgun sequence.
CACACTCATCATCACCCTGAGACAGAACACACTCATCATCACCCTGAGACAGAACACACTCATCATCACCCTGAGACAGAACACActcatcatcaccctgagagacagaacactcatcatcaccctgagacagaacacactcatcacatcatcaccctgagagacagaacactcatcatcaccctgagagacagaacacactcatcatcaccctgagagacagaacactCATCATCACCCTGAGACAGAACACACTCATCATtaccctgagagacagaacacactcATCATCACCCTGAGACAGAACACActcatcatcaccctgagagacagaacactCATCATCACCCTGAGACAGAACACACTCATCATCACCCTGAGACAGAACACActcatcatcaccctgagagacagaacactCATCATCACCCTGAGACAGAACACACTCATCATCACCCTGAGACAGAACACACTCATCATCACCCTGAGACAGAACACActcatcatcaccctgagagacagaacactcatcatcaccctgagagacagaacacactcATCACATCATCACCCTGAGACAGAACACACTCATCATCATCGTGAGACAGAACACActcatcatcaccctgagagacagaacactCATCATCACCGTGAGACAAAACACACTCTtcatcaccctgagagacagaacacactcatcatcaccctgagagacagaacacactcATCATCACCGTGAGACAGAACACActcatcatcaccctgagagagagaacacactcatcatcaccctgagagacagaacactCATCATCACCCTGAGACAGAACACTCATCATCACCCTGAAAGAGAATGTAAatgcatacatacacatggacacatccacacacacacttgctgtaTCACCTGTGCCAGGGGGAGCGGTGTTGGGGGCACATGAACCTGGAGGTGTTTCTGATTGATTGACCGGTGACTGGTCCCGCCCACCACAGCTTGTAGCAGTCGTTGACTAAATGTCAGACATGAACAGAACTCTGTGATACTTACCATTACATCATAGCCGAAGAAAATACATGAGCTGACGCACACCCAGAGAAAATTATTTTATGTAGGAGTTCTGACTAACGGCGAATAAACTATAAGCTATAAAAAATAAAGAGAGTCCCACACTCTATATATAAACTCCTAGTAATTTATTGGTTACCTAGTGACACAAgtgtcagacaggaagtggaagaCTGCTTTGTGGTGGGCAGGAGGTAGGCGGGGCAAACACTTTGTCAGCCAATCTGAAATTAGGGCTAGCACTCTGGGTGGGTCCAAATCTGGGGGAGATGAATGAAATCGCAAACTCAATATAAATtattacattattttatattatagaAATGGAGCTGCAGTCAATTTGAattattaatatataatatatatgtataataaAGACAATAGATAACTACTGACCAGCGAGCTGAGGGAACAGGTCTCTAGTCATCCCGGCCACTGCTCTCACAGCACTCCAGGCCAGGCCGCGGTCGGCGGTGTACATGGCACATTCGTAAACAAACTGTTGATAGGCGCTCTGCCATACATCGTCCCCAGAGAACTCAGGCCACGAAAAGTGACTGCTTAGCTGCTgcattccctcctctctctgacacacacaagtCGATTAGTGAACAGAGTTCTTTCTGGAAACACATTTTTATCTGTATGTAGTCTGAATTTTACGGAAACTCACATACACTAAAGATATACTATGGACTGGTTGATAATTGTCTAATGTCACTTCTTGGCTTGTAATGATTCATAaacattataatataatattatctCAGGAAACCACAGTTGTGCCCTGACTGGCCAATAACAATGTCATTTCTGGGCTATATTTCTGTTATTCTCTGAATTAACTTAAGCAtagatttttttcttctaatttggCACTCAGAAACTAAAGGCCATGAGTAACTTGGTCTAAAATAATGGCACCGATTGGCCAATAGGTGGCGCTGTGATAAGCAATCTCACTTCAACACTCATAATCCGTCACCCATTGAAACTTCGAGTCTTTATTATGTCCTCCATTTTGGAAATGTTGGAAAACCTTTTTCCTCATGAACCATAAGAAGTAACACCAAAAATTCGGGATGTAAGCCCATGGTACATCTCTAAACTTAGTTTGAGGAAAAACTGGTTAAGAGATAAATCAGGAATTATGATTTTTACATGTCCATAAAAACCCTTTGAAAATCCTCTTTACAATGGCCTATCAACTTGAAAACTGTAGGGTAACCTGATGAACCATGTTAAAAAAAATGTTCTCCTCATGGACTAAAAGTCTGATTCACACAAAATTCGATATTTCACAATAAGAGTTTGAGAAAATAACGTTGATACATTCAAACATGGCCACGCTATTACAAGTAGATGCATATTAGCGCATATGCTAAAAATAGTTCCAAAATCTTGTTCTCATTAAACCATAGGACCAAATGACACCAAATGTATGCCCGTGGTACATGTCTTAACATAGTTTGAGAAAAGCTAAAGGATTGGTCAAAAGATGGCTGAGTTTTTGACAAAATTACCCCCAAAACATATGTTATATGTCCATTTAAACTACTGTAAATCCACTCCACAGTGGCCTATCAACTTGAAAAtagtttactggcccaacgcgcaAACCACAAGACGACTTGCCTGATTACTCGCTTCAAAGTCGGCCATATGTAAAGtatgtggagcgatgggtaacgatgcttcgtgggtgactgttgttgatgtgtgcagaaggtccctggttcgcgcccgggtatgggcgaggggacggtttaaaattatactgttacacataccAGAGCTAAAATAACTAAATCAATGGGCCATGAACAATGTGAAATATAGTATATCTGTATAATCACATATTGTTTTCTTATTATGTGATGTAAATGTAGTGAAAAGTGGGTATTTTATTTGGGAAAATCCTGTCGCTTGGAACGCTAATGTAGAGTACCAAGTGAGATTCTAATTATTTACACAAGCAGATTTCGACAAAAACAAAGTCCCAGAATTCAAAGATGACGGCAAATATACCATTAGCCTACACTAACTCTGAAAATATTCAACAAATCATAACATAAATTGACCCCGAAATTGGTATATGAACTCAAAACATTAAGCAATGACTTCACTTGCGTCATCCTTGAGGTATTGATTGATAAACATGGTCATGTTTTTCACTGATGAGGAAGATAGTTTCTAGCCAACATGATACAGCGCTTGCTTTGTTATCTAACTGTTCTTTAATCatttctgtcatcctgtgaaccctgTTCATTGCTTCTGCTGCTATATCTGTatgtattattgttgttgttgttattatttacaacaataataataatatgatcgCATGGATAAAGGCACACACCGCGCACAGAAACACGAGCCCTTGCTGTGCGCGCACTATCCATCATGCATTGTTGTGTGGGCAGGGCGCTTGTATCTCTACTGAAGGTAAGATAGTTAAAGAGATAGACAGCAGATGTTATGCTGATACTGTGTGGCAGAAATTGTAATGCACTGGATTAGcaacgatgtgtgtgtgtgttgttttcagAGCCATCCCACCAGTCTCATCAAATATGTGCGATTCGGCTGCTAGAGAACTTGTTGCTTTAAACAGGAGGCTaccgagcgtgtgtgtgtgtgtgtgtgtgtgtgtacatcgcAAATATCTCTAGAATGAAATCCATAATTTCTCGGCCTCCCTTCACACCTGTCAATCCTCTCCCCTACCCTCGATGATCTCGTCATGTAGCCTAGATCAGTGAATATCGACAGGCTACCAATCGTCGCTTACTGCTTGCATGCCGACTAGTCTACCCTAAATGTCAAGTTGTAACGAAGTTAACTCGTTAACGTTACATCATGCAATTGACTAACAGTACATCATGAATAGCCTGCATTTTGGATATCGTAGGCAAATCGTGTTTTATTGACGCTCCAGTAATCCGCACAAATCACGTATAGTTTATCGTCGTATTATCTAAACCTGGAGTTGCATTTATGAATGCCGTTTTTGTGTCTTTAATTTTACCTGAAGTTTGGCAATCTCCGCCATTTCTGCGTCTGTCAGGGAGGCCATTGCAGCGTTGTCAGGGGGTGGGGGGCGTTTTTGTTGCTATGGGAACCACGGCGCAGGTTTTGACATTGGCTGATGACGTCGCCTGACTGGAATTTCCAACTAATTTCAGTAGTCTGATGTCTATTTCTAGCCGTTTCTGCAGGTGTCTATTTCTAGCAGTTTGCTTGGTATACCTGAGTTAACCCATAAACATCATTCTATGTCTTGTCTGCTCCTTAGTTGAGTTGACAACCtgcagtaggtgtgtgtgtgtgtgtgtgtgtgtatctgtgtttttGTCTGCCTGCCTGAGTGTGGGGGGTTAATTCCCCGTGAACACAGATGGCTCAGACGTTCTAATCCTTTTTCTTATGAATCccacctctcctgtcctctcctgttgggATCATAATTAGATAAATGGTGTGAGCAACAGAGCGAGAACCGGAAACAATACACCTACTATTATTTCAGGGCCATTAACGGAGAGAGATAACGGAATGCATGCTGTGCAGACCGGGTCATGGACAGGACTGGGAGTTTACCGGTCCTTATCTGACCGGGAGTTTACCGGTCCTTATCTGACCCTGACCTGGAGTTTACCGGTCCTTATCTGACCGGGAGTTTACCGTTCCTTATCTGACTGGGAGTTTACCGGTCCTTATCTGACCGGGAGTTTACCGGTCCTTATCTGACCGGGAGTTTACCGTTCCGTATCTGACCTGGAGTTTACCGGTCCTTATCTGACCGGGAGTTTACCGGTCCTTATCTGACCGGGAGTTTACCGGTCCTTATCTGACCGGGAGTTTACCGTTCCGTATCTGACCTGGAGTTTACCGTTCCTTATCTGACCTGGAGTTTACCGGTCCTTATCTGACCTGGAGTTTACCGTTCTGTATCTGACCTGGAGTTTACCATTCCTTATCTGACCGGGAGTTTACCGTTCCGTATCTGACCTGGAGTTTACCGGTCCTTATCTGACCTGGAGTTTACCGGTCCGTATCTGACCTGGAGTTT
Coding sequences within:
- the c21h8orf74 gene encoding uncharacterized protein C8orf74 homolog isoform X1, which gives rise to MASLTDAEMAEIAKLQREEGMQQLSSHFSWPEFSGDDVWQSAYQQFVYECAMYTADRGLAWSAVRAVAGMTRDLFPQLADLDPPRVLALISDWLTKCLPRLPPAHHKAVFHFLSDTCVTSQRLLQAVVGGTSHRSINQKHLQVHVPPTPLPLAQGDDECALERQRVCALLQVAKQQKREELWRLREEEGPQGSEVRLDTLNDRRLDREEVADLVRSTVRATGELLMERLLKESSLVHDLLELSLQHTALTTGENSIHPDHTHTHPDLTQSKDPTGAIHTAKPKMR
- the c21h8orf74 gene encoding uncharacterized protein C8orf74 homolog isoform X2, which translates into the protein MASLTDAEMAEIAKLQREEGMQQLSSHFSWPEFSGDDVWQSAYQQFVYECAMYTADRGLAWSAVRAVAGMTRDLFPQLADLDPPRVLALISDWLTKCLPRLPPAHHKAVFHFLSDTCVTSQRLLQAVVGGTSHRSINQKHLQVHVPPTPLPLAQVIQQVCVWMCPCEVADLVRSTVRATGELLMERLLKESSLVHDLLELSLQHTALTTGENSIHPDHTHTHPDLTQSKDPTGAIHTAKPKMR